A single window of Pirellulales bacterium DNA harbors:
- a CDS encoding GNAT family N-acetyltransferase, with protein MESHGQSLLADRPQPVVADPLAPPRSTRDSAITVSRISGRGLTDEQICAWSKIQCGIKELDSPFLHPHFTRSVAAVRSDVEVAALEQDGKMVGFFPYQRSRQVIGNPVGGRLNDCQALIARADLRLDPSRMLGACGLLTWKFDHLLTTQSWFQASHWNLRRSLQIHVPERFDCSAAEGLRSRRVRETLRKTRKFERERGPIRFILHETDPRAFQALLRWKSAQYRRTDAMDIFSLRWPIELLERLNQEPSVELCGQLSALYLGDRLAAVHQGLRSNRVLHSWFPAYDPTIWQFSPGMMLFVRLAQEAESNGIARIDLGAGEAGFKQSLASSATMVATGAVTRFALHRGAQRGWNRTKAWLRTSPLQKPWRAVADRTRPLRDWFAMR; from the coding sequence CGCGGGACTCGGCCATTACGGTATCGCGGATTTCCGGCCGTGGACTGACCGACGAGCAAATCTGCGCCTGGTCGAAAATACAATGTGGAATCAAGGAACTCGATAGCCCGTTTTTGCATCCCCACTTCACCCGGTCTGTGGCCGCGGTGCGCTCCGACGTGGAAGTCGCTGCTTTGGAGCAAGACGGGAAGATGGTGGGTTTTTTCCCTTACCAACGATCGCGGCAGGTCATTGGAAACCCCGTCGGTGGCCGATTGAACGACTGCCAGGCGTTGATTGCCCGGGCGGACCTTCGCTTGGATCCGAGTCGAATGCTGGGAGCATGCGGCTTGCTGACGTGGAAGTTCGATCATTTGCTTACGACGCAATCGTGGTTTCAAGCCAGCCATTGGAATCTGCGTCGATCGCTGCAAATCCACGTGCCTGAGCGATTCGACTGCTCGGCGGCGGAAGGGCTCCGGTCGAGGCGCGTTCGCGAAACGCTCCGCAAAACGCGCAAATTCGAGCGCGAGCGTGGACCGATTCGCTTCATACTGCACGAGACCGATCCGCGCGCCTTCCAAGCGTTGTTGCGATGGAAATCGGCGCAATACCGGCGCACCGACGCGATGGATATTTTTTCGCTTCGCTGGCCGATCGAACTCCTCGAACGTCTCAACCAGGAACCGTCGGTGGAGCTTTGCGGCCAGTTGTCGGCCCTCTATCTCGGCGACCGCTTGGCGGCCGTCCACCAAGGGCTGCGCTCGAATCGCGTGCTTCACTCCTGGTTTCCAGCCTATGATCCGACAATTTGGCAATTTTCGCCTGGCATGATGCTGTTTGTGAGGCTTGCCCAAGAGGCCGAGTCGAACGGGATCGCACGGATCGATTTAGGGGCCGGCGAAGCCGGATTCAAGCAAAGCCTTGCGTCGTCGGCGACGATGGTCGCCACGGGCGCGGTGACGCGTTTTGCACTGCATCGCGGGGCCCAGCGAGGTTGGAACAGGACAAAAGCTTGGCTGCGGACGTCCCCGCTTCAGAAGCCGTGGCGGGCGGTCGCCGATCGGACTCGACCGCTGCGCGACTGGTTCGCCATGCGTTAG
- a CDS encoding glycosyltransferase family 4 protein produces the protein MNATKILLCHNYYRLRGGEDQAFEDEARLLESRGHDVLRYTVHNDSIGGMSRGAAARRTFSNRQSYDDLRTLLRKQRPALMHCTNTFPLISPAAYRAARDARVPVVQALHNYRLVCPNALLTRQGRVCEDCLGKTFAWPGIAHGCYRNSRLATSVVAGMVALHRIKGTWKHSVDLYYTVSEFARRKLIQGNLPADKIAVKPNFVDPDPGPGDGRGGYAIFVGRLSPEKGIDTLLNAWNRLASQPNGIPLKIVGDGPLASMVRSAAERNPRIEWFGQRSLTEVLAMVGRATMLVMPSIWYETFGRTIIEAYATGTPVVASNLGAMAELVVDGKTGLLFAPGDADDLVAKMRNLSSDANRLSAMRQAARLEFEAKYTAEANYHLLLDLYRRAIENRGTDLNGVAASKAQISEAAI, from the coding sequence GTGAACGCCACCAAAATATTGCTGTGTCACAACTACTATCGCCTTCGTGGCGGCGAGGACCAGGCGTTCGAAGACGAAGCGCGATTGCTCGAGTCGCGTGGTCACGATGTGCTGCGATACACCGTGCATAACGATTCGATCGGCGGCATGAGCCGTGGGGCGGCCGCGAGGCGAACTTTTTCGAACCGGCAATCGTACGACGATCTTCGCACCCTCCTTCGCAAACAACGACCGGCCCTGATGCATTGCACGAACACGTTTCCGTTGATCTCACCCGCCGCCTATCGCGCGGCCCGCGACGCGCGAGTGCCGGTGGTGCAGGCGCTGCACAACTATCGGCTCGTGTGTCCCAATGCGCTTCTCACCCGGCAGGGGCGCGTGTGCGAGGATTGCCTTGGCAAAACATTCGCATGGCCGGGCATCGCGCACGGCTGTTATCGCAATAGCCGGCTGGCGACTTCCGTCGTGGCGGGAATGGTTGCCTTGCATCGCATCAAGGGCACATGGAAACACTCGGTCGATCTCTACTATACGGTCAGCGAGTTCGCTCGACGCAAATTGATTCAAGGCAACCTTCCGGCCGACAAAATCGCCGTGAAGCCGAATTTCGTCGATCCCGACCCAGGGCCGGGCGACGGCCGAGGCGGCTATGCGATCTTCGTCGGGCGCCTTTCGCCGGAAAAGGGAATCGACACGCTGCTGAACGCGTGGAACCGGTTGGCCTCCCAGCCGAATGGCATTCCGCTCAAGATCGTCGGCGATGGGCCGCTGGCTTCCATGGTGCGATCGGCGGCAGAACGCAATCCGCGGATCGAATGGTTCGGCCAACGGTCGTTGACGGAAGTGCTGGCGATGGTGGGTCGCGCGACGATGCTCGTGATGCCATCGATCTGGTACGAGACGTTTGGCCGCACGATCATCGAAGCCTATGCCACCGGCACACCCGTCGTCGCCTCGAATCTGGGCGCCATGGCAGAACTCGTCGTCGACGGCAAGACAGGCCTGCTTTTCGCGCCCGGCGATGCAGATGATCTGGTCGCGAAGATGCGAAATCTTTCGAGCGACGCAAATCGATTGTCGGCCATGCGCCAAGCCGCCCGGCTCGAATTCGAAGCCAAATACACCGCGGAAGCGAATTATCACCTGTTGCTAGACCTGTATCGCCGGGCGATCGAAAACCGTGGAACAGATCTGAACGGCGTGGCCGCCTCGAAAGCGCAAATTTCGGAGGCGGCGATCTGA